A single region of the Massilia sp. erpn genome encodes:
- a CDS encoding M4 family metallopeptidase has protein sequence MNLRKTLLAASIATLPMVLSAAVHAAPQSAPVMAAPVSAQSPQQVDALFSKLAARRGKTGLDADHGYKVTVQHPGVTGTRITRANHTYKGLRVFGSETVIVSSDAGEILSESASYLRDKLNAGKDSKSGFNTTPALNATAAIDRVTKELAASGLHHVPPSAELLIYPVVKTVRTAAAANKAESVLNALDVQDVVDHYELAYLVQVRARQDQHPIYYDYIVSAKNGVVLKKWKALQTVAGTGNSQYNGSVPLNTTQSGSTFSLKDPSRGTGGTYGSMAITNANHGTSPGSVYTNTTNTWGDGQQYNGGSTTNANGQTAAVNAMWGLMNTYDMHKNVLGWQSLDGQNTATFIAAHVNTSYDNAYYDSGCKCMYIGDGGSMFNNLGSIDVIGHEMGHGITDATSGLIYEQESGGLNESSSDIAGESTEAYARGGGTGTTIPALNDWQMGKEIAKNGQPLRWMWKPSKDGRSPDAWSTSIKNLDVHYSSGPNNRMFYFLSQGSESSSGSEKYSSYLNKQPLAMTGIGIDKAYRIWFKANSTKFTQSTNYADARNKVLQSAEELYGVGSKEAIAVKRAYAAINVGADVDENPGPGTGVSITTQPASITVSAGGTASFTVGASGGTSPYSYKWYRNGNLVAGATSATYSFTAQAADNGAVFNATVTDAANPPSTATSNNATLTVGSGGGGTERVTNGGFENGTTGWSGTTGVIGAHQGQSPYEGTRFAWLGGNGSTATETLTQDINIPATSTSATLSFALHIDTAETENVVYDKLVVSVKNSAGTTLGTLATYSNLNPAAGFQIRTFNLLPYKGQTVRLSFSMTEDQSLQTSFVVDKVSVIAN, from the coding sequence ATGAATCTACGTAAGACTCTGCTTGCCGCATCCATCGCTACCCTGCCGATGGTGCTATCTGCCGCGGTGCATGCCGCCCCTCAATCCGCGCCCGTGATGGCCGCCCCCGTCAGCGCCCAGTCGCCGCAACAGGTCGATGCCCTGTTCAGCAAACTGGCCGCGCGCCGCGGCAAGACCGGTCTGGATGCCGACCATGGCTACAAAGTCACGGTGCAGCATCCCGGCGTGACCGGCACGCGCATCACGCGCGCCAACCACACCTACAAGGGCTTGCGCGTGTTCGGTTCGGAAACCGTCATCGTCAGCAGCGATGCCGGCGAGATCCTGAGCGAATCGGCCTCCTACCTGCGCGACAAACTGAATGCCGGCAAGGACAGCAAATCCGGCTTCAACACCACACCGGCGCTGAACGCCACCGCCGCCATCGACCGCGTCACCAAGGAACTGGCCGCCAGCGGCTTGCACCATGTGCCGCCGAGCGCCGAGCTGCTGATCTACCCCGTGGTGAAAACCGTGCGCACCGCCGCCGCCGCCAACAAGGCGGAAAGCGTGCTCAACGCGCTGGACGTGCAGGACGTGGTGGATCACTACGAGCTGGCCTACCTGGTGCAGGTGCGCGCACGCCAGGACCAGCATCCGATCTACTACGATTACATCGTCAGCGCCAAAAACGGCGTGGTGCTGAAAAAATGGAAGGCACTGCAAACCGTGGCCGGCACCGGCAACAGCCAGTACAACGGCAGCGTGCCGCTCAACACCACGCAGTCGGGCTCCACTTTCAGCCTGAAAGACCCGTCGCGCGGCACCGGCGGCACTTACGGCAGCATGGCCATCACCAATGCCAACCACGGCACGTCGCCCGGCAGCGTGTACACCAATACCACCAACACCTGGGGCGATGGCCAGCAGTACAATGGCGGCAGCACCACCAACGCCAACGGCCAGACCGCGGCTGTGAACGCGATGTGGGGCTTGATGAACACCTACGACATGCACAAGAATGTGCTGGGCTGGCAGTCGCTGGACGGCCAGAACACCGCCACCTTCATCGCCGCCCACGTCAACACCTCCTACGACAACGCCTACTACGACAGCGGCTGCAAGTGCATGTACATCGGCGACGGCGGCAGCATGTTCAACAACCTCGGCTCGATCGACGTGATCGGCCACGAAATGGGCCACGGCATCACCGACGCCACTTCGGGCCTGATCTACGAGCAGGAGTCGGGCGGCCTGAATGAATCGTCCTCCGACATCGCCGGCGAGTCGACCGAAGCCTATGCACGCGGCGGCGGCACCGGCACCACCATCCCGGCCCTGAACGACTGGCAGATGGGCAAGGAGATCGCCAAGAACGGCCAGCCGCTGCGCTGGATGTGGAAGCCAAGCAAGGACGGCCGCAGCCCCGATGCCTGGAGCACCTCGATCAAGAACCTGGACGTGCACTACAGCAGCGGCCCGAATAACCGCATGTTCTACTTCCTGTCGCAAGGTTCCGAGTCCAGCTCCGGCAGCGAGAAATACAGCTCCTACCTGAACAAGCAGCCGCTGGCCATGACCGGCATCGGCATCGACAAGGCTTACCGCATCTGGTTCAAGGCCAACTCGACCAAGTTCACCCAGTCCACCAACTACGCGGACGCGCGCAACAAGGTGCTGCAATCGGCCGAGGAACTGTATGGCGTTGGCTCCAAGGAGGCGATTGCCGTGAAGCGCGCTTACGCGGCTATCAATGTGGGCGCCGACGTGGATGAAAACCCAGGACCGGGCACCGGCGTCAGCATCACCACCCAGCCGGCCAGCATCACCGTGTCGGCCGGCGGCACCGCCAGCTTCACCGTGGGCGCGTCCGGCGGCACCTCGCCGTACAGCTACAAGTGGTACCGCAACGGCAACCTGGTTGCCGGCGCCACTTCGGCCACCTACTCCTTCACCGCGCAGGCAGCGGACAATGGCGCCGTCTTCAACGCTACCGTGACCGATGCGGCCAATCCGCCCTCCACCGCCACCTCGAACAACGCCACGCTGACCGTGGGTTCCGGCGGCGGCGGCACCGAGCGCGTAACCAATGGCGGCTTCGAGAACGGCACCACCGGCTGGTCCGGCACCACGGGCGTGATCGGCGCCCACCAGGGCCAGTCGCCGTATGAAGGCACGCGCTTCGCCTGGCTGGGCGGCAATGGCTCCACCGCGACCGAAACGCTGACGCAGGACATCAACATCCCTGCCACCTCGACTTCGGCCACGCTGAGCTTCGCCCTGCATATCGACACCGCGGAAACCGAGAACGTGGTGTACGACAAGCTGGTGGTGAGCGTGAAGAACAGCGCCGGCACCACGCTGGGCACCCTGGCGACGTATTCGAACCTGAATCCGGCCGCCGGCTTCCAGATCCGCACCTTCAACCTGCTGCCCTACAAAGGCCAGACGGTGCGCCTGTCCTTCTCGATGACGGAAGACCAGTCGCTGCAGACTTCCTTCGTGGTCGATAAGGTCAGCGTGATCGCCAACTAA
- a CDS encoding nucleotidyltransferase family protein gives MKPSLILDANRPLIREIVGRFRANNPRVFGSTLHGRDKEGSDLDLLVDVLPGATLFDLGSLQLELEELLQIPIDLLTPAELPPAFRAAILAEAEAV, from the coding sequence ATGAAACCATCTTTAATCCTGGATGCCAATCGCCCGCTCATCCGTGAGATCGTGGGCCGCTTCCGCGCCAACAATCCCCGCGTCTTCGGTTCGACCCTGCATGGAAGGGATAAGGAGGGCAGCGATCTGGACCTGCTGGTAGACGTGCTACCAGGCGCCACGCTATTCGATCTCGGCAGCCTTCAACTGGAACTGGAAGAATTGCTGCAGATTCCTATTGATCTGCTCACTCCCGCCGAGCTGCCACCTGCCTTCCGCGCCGCTATTCTGGCAGAGGCGGAAGCAGTGTGA
- a CDS encoding TRAP transporter large permease subunit codes for MEAFIIANIAPIMFGALVVFLLSGFPVAFSLAANGLFFGLVGIELGLLKPELLQALPNRIYGIMANDTLLAIPFFTFMGLILERSGMAEDLLDTIGQLFGPIRGGVAYAVIFVGALLAATTGVVAASVISMGLISLPVMLRYGYDRKLASGVIAASGTLAQIIPPSLVLIVMADQLGRSVGDMYKAAFAPGLLLTAMYAGYVLAVSIFRPAYVPALPPEARNLREPNGKSGVVSLLVLAAGSVAAAYVFAHFYAAAHPATAADEVGIFAGGVGILGAYALALANRYLKLGLLSRMAEKVVFVLIPPLALIFLVLGTIFIGLATPTEGGGMGAMGAIILAIANRRLSWSLLVQAMNSTTRLSCFVIFILIGSTVFALVFRGVNGDLWVEHLLSSLPGGSTGFLIVVNIMFFLLAFFLDFFELAFILVPLVGPVADKLGIDLIWFGVLLGVNMQTSFMHPPFGFALFYLRSVAPKEVKTSEIYWGAIPFVCIQVLMVALIIAFPNLVSVEKKTDMKEQIELKIEAPPDYGTPPPEEKKDEEAPQLNFSSDVDKK; via the coding sequence ATGGAAGCTTTCATCATTGCGAACATCGCGCCCATCATGTTCGGCGCGCTGGTGGTATTCCTGCTGTCGGGCTTTCCGGTGGCCTTCTCGCTGGCGGCCAACGGCCTGTTCTTCGGCCTGGTGGGCATCGAGCTGGGCCTGCTGAAACCCGAGCTGCTGCAGGCGCTGCCCAACCGCATCTACGGCATCATGGCCAACGACACCTTGCTGGCCATCCCCTTCTTCACCTTCATGGGCCTGATCCTGGAACGCTCGGGCATGGCCGAGGACCTGCTCGACACCATCGGCCAGTTGTTCGGCCCGATCCGCGGCGGCGTGGCGTACGCAGTGATCTTTGTCGGCGCCCTGCTGGCGGCGACCACCGGTGTGGTGGCAGCCTCGGTGATTTCCATGGGCCTGATCTCGCTGCCGGTGATGCTGCGCTATGGCTATGACCGCAAGCTCGCCTCGGGCGTGATCGCCGCATCGGGAACGCTGGCCCAGATCATCCCGCCCTCGCTGGTGCTGATCGTGATGGCCGACCAGCTGGGCCGCTCGGTGGGCGATATGTATAAAGCCGCCTTCGCGCCCGGCCTGCTGCTGACGGCCATGTATGCCGGTTATGTGCTGGCGGTGTCGATCTTCCGCCCGGCATACGTGCCGGCGCTGCCGCCCGAGGCGCGCAATCTGCGCGAACCGAACGGCAAGAGCGGCGTGGTGTCGCTGCTGGTGCTGGCGGCCGGTTCGGTGGCGGCAGCGTACGTCTTTGCCCATTTCTACGCAGCCGCGCATCCGGCTACGGCGGCGGACGAGGTGGGCATCTTCGCTGGCGGCGTCGGCATCCTGGGCGCCTATGCCCTGGCGCTGGCCAACCGTTACCTGAAACTGGGCCTGCTCTCGCGCATGGCCGAGAAGGTGGTGTTCGTGCTGATTCCGCCGCTGGCCCTGATCTTCCTGGTGCTGGGCACCATCTTCATCGGCCTGGCCACGCCGACCGAGGGCGGCGGCATGGGCGCCATGGGCGCCATCATCCTGGCGATTGCCAACCGGCGCCTGTCCTGGAGCCTGCTGGTACAGGCCATGAATTCGACCACCCGCCTGTCCTGCTTCGTGATCTTCATCCTGATCGGCTCCACCGTGTTCGCCCTGGTGTTCCGCGGCGTGAATGGCGACCTGTGGGTCGAGCACCTGCTATCGAGCCTGCCGGGCGGCAGCACGGGCTTCCTGATCGTGGTCAACATCATGTTCTTCCTGCTGGCCTTCTTCCTCGACTTTTTCGAGCTGGCCTTCATTCTGGTGCCGCTGGTGGGGCCGGTGGCCGACAAGCTGGGCATCGACCTGATCTGGTTCGGCGTGCTGCTGGGCGTGAATATGCAGACCTCCTTCATGCATCCGCCGTTCGGCTTCGCCCTGTTCTATCTGCGCTCGGTGGCGCCGAAGGAGGTGAAGACTTCGGAAATCTACTGGGGCGCCATTCCCTTCGTCTGCATCCAGGTGCTGATGGTGGCCCTGATCATCGCCTTCCCGAACCTGGTCTCGGTCGAGAAGAAAACCGATATGAAGGAACAGATCGAACTGAAGATCGAGGCCCCACCCGACTACGGCACCCCGCCGCCGGAAGAGAAGAAGGACGAGGAAGCGCCTCAGCTGAATTTCTCCAGCGATGTGGACAAGAAGTAA
- a CDS encoding TRAP transporter small permease subunit: MPVSRAIDTLNDKVAAAVSWALLLAVIICTGNALIRYAFNASSNAWLEIQWYLFAAVFMLASSHTLRRDEHVRIDVIAGRFSKRTQVWIDLFGFVFFLMPISLIILYYGVPFALESLRSGEMSSNAGGLIVWPAKILVPVGFILMVLQGLSEIIKRIAFLNGKLDASAFSKQVATPEEEIEAIKAANKMN, from the coding sequence ATGCCAGTTTCGCGGGCAATCGATACACTCAACGACAAGGTGGCAGCGGCCGTTTCCTGGGCGCTGCTGCTTGCCGTCATCATCTGCACCGGCAATGCGCTGATACGCTACGCCTTCAACGCCAGCTCCAACGCCTGGCTGGAAATCCAGTGGTATCTGTTCGCCGCCGTCTTCATGCTGGCCTCCAGCCACACCTTGCGGCGCGACGAGCATGTGCGCATCGACGTCATCGCCGGCCGCTTCTCCAAACGCACCCAGGTCTGGATCGACCTGTTCGGCTTTGTGTTTTTCCTGATGCCGATCTCGCTGATCATCCTGTACTACGGCGTGCCCTTCGCCCTCGAGTCTCTGCGCAGCGGCGAGATGTCCAGCAATGCCGGTGGCCTGATCGTTTGGCCGGCCAAGATCCTGGTGCCGGTCGGCTTCATTCTGATGGTTCTGCAGGGACTGTCCGAGATCATCAAGCGCATCGCCTTCCTCAACGGGAAGCTCGACGCCAGCGCCTTCTCCAAGCAGGTCGCCACACCCGAAGAGGAAATCGAGGCGATCAAGGCTGCCAACAAGATGAACTGA
- the argH gene encoding argininosuccinate lyase → MTAQLSKKGEAWSARFSEPVSDLVKRYTASVFFDNRMAKADIQGSLAHAEMLAAQGIIPAADLAEIQRGMAQISQEIEAGQFEWLLDLEDVHLNIEKRLTELVGDAGKRLHTGRSRNDQVATDIRLYVRSAIDDISALLHQLRTALTDLAEKNADTILPGFTHMQVAQPITFGHHMLAYVEMFGRDAERMADCRKRVNRLPLGAAALAGTTFPIDRLRVAKTLGFDDVCHNSLDAVSDRDFAIEFTAAASLIMMHVSRMSEELVIWMSPRVGFIDIADRFCTGSSIMPQKKNPDVPELARGKTGRVYGHLMGLLTLMKGQPLAYNKDNQEDKEPLFDTVDTVVDTLRIFADMAGGISVKPDAMRAAALQGYATATDLADYLVKKGLPFRDAHEAVAHAVRACDTLGCDLADLSLEQLRTFSPLIGDDVFAVLTLEGSVAARDHVGGTAPNQVRAAIARVRSQLAM, encoded by the coding sequence ATGACTGCACAACTCTCCAAGAAGGGCGAAGCCTGGTCGGCGCGCTTTTCCGAACCTGTTTCCGACCTCGTAAAACGCTATACCGCCTCGGTCTTCTTCGATAACCGCATGGCCAAAGCCGATATCCAGGGCTCGCTGGCGCATGCCGAAATGCTGGCGGCGCAAGGCATCATCCCGGCCGCCGACCTGGCCGAAATCCAGCGCGGCATGGCGCAGATCTCGCAGGAGATCGAAGCCGGCCAGTTCGAATGGCTGCTGGACCTGGAAGACGTCCACCTGAACATTGAAAAACGCCTGACCGAGCTGGTCGGCGATGCCGGCAAGCGCCTGCACACCGGCCGCTCGCGCAACGACCAGGTGGCCACCGATATCCGCCTGTACGTGCGCTCGGCCATCGACGACATCAGCGCCCTGCTGCACCAGCTGCGCACCGCCCTGACCGACCTGGCCGAGAAGAACGCCGATACCATCCTGCCCGGCTTCACCCATATGCAGGTGGCGCAACCGATCACCTTCGGCCACCATATGCTGGCCTATGTCGAAATGTTCGGCCGCGACGCCGAGCGCATGGCCGACTGCCGCAAGCGCGTCAACCGCCTGCCGCTGGGCGCGGCCGCGCTGGCCGGCACCACCTTCCCCATCGACCGCCTGCGCGTGGCGAAAACCCTGGGCTTCGACGACGTTTGCCACAACTCGCTGGACGCCGTCTCCGACCGCGACTTCGCCATCGAATTCACGGCCGCCGCATCGCTGATCATGATGCACGTCTCGCGCATGTCCGAAGAGCTGGTGATCTGGATGAGCCCACGCGTGGGCTTCATCGATATCGCCGACCGCTTCTGCACCGGCTCGTCCATCATGCCGCAGAAGAAAAACCCCGACGTGCCGGAACTGGCGCGCGGCAAGACCGGCCGCGTCTACGGCCACCTGATGGGCCTTCTGACCCTGATGAAGGGCCAGCCCCTGGCCTATAACAAGGACAACCAGGAAGACAAGGAACCGCTGTTCGACACCGTCGACACCGTGGTCGACACCCTGCGCATCTTCGCCGACATGGCCGGCGGCATCAGCGTCAAGCCGGACGCCATGCGCGCCGCCGCGCTGCAAGGCTATGCCACCGCCACCGACCTGGCCGACTACCTGGTGAAAAAAGGCCTGCCCTTCCGCGACGCCCACGAAGCCGTGGCCCACGCCGTACGCGCCTGCGATACCCTCGGCTGCGACCTGGCCGACCTGTCGCTCGAGCAGCTGCGCACCTTCTCGCCGCTGATTGGCGACGACGTGTTCGCCGTGCTGACGCTGGAGGGCTCGGTCGCCGCGCGCGACCACGTCGGCGGCACCGCGCCGAACCAGGTGCGCGCCGCCATCGCCCGCGTAAGGAGCCAGCTCGCCATGTAA
- a CDS encoding GNAT family N-acetyltransferase, producing the protein MSRLQISDDPALLDIGLIHRFLSEQTAWARDIPRATVERALANSLCLGGYLNGSQIAFARVTTDRATFAYLADVFVLPAQRGKGYSKQLIEAVLAHPDLQGLRRFMLATSDAHGLYAQYGFAPPARPATLMERYFPTIYQDQATAIASGKAE; encoded by the coding sequence ATGAGCCGGCTGCAGATCAGCGACGATCCGGCCCTGCTCGACATCGGCCTGATCCACCGCTTCCTCAGCGAACAGACGGCGTGGGCCAGGGATATTCCGCGCGCCACGGTGGAGCGCGCGCTGGCCAACTCCCTGTGTCTTGGCGGCTATCTGAATGGAAGCCAGATCGCTTTCGCCCGCGTCACCACCGACCGCGCCACTTTCGCCTATCTGGCCGATGTGTTCGTACTGCCCGCGCAGCGCGGCAAGGGCTACAGCAAGCAGCTGATAGAGGCGGTGCTGGCCCATCCCGATCTGCAGGGGCTGCGCCGCTTCATGCTGGCCACCTCCGATGCGCACGGCCTGTACGCGCAGTATGGCTTTGCGCCGCCGGCCCGGCCGGCGACGCTGATGGAGCGCTATTTCCCCACCATTTACCAGGATCAGGCTACTGCCATTGCATCAGGCAAGGCGGAATAA
- a CDS encoding YfcC family protein — protein MKKFKLPNTFVLLFAILALIALATWLVPGGKYDTHLVNGKQLIDPASFHYIDSKPQGLAALMMAPIKGFAEAALIIGFVLIVGGAFAVLQKTEAIDALIKSIARAHSHSRFVRAALIPVFVTMFSLGGATFGMNEEAIPFILIFVPLALALGYDSVVGVSIPFVGSQVGFSAAFLNPFNVGIAQGIAGLPVFSGMAYRIIVWVIATAVTIVFLMWYAARIKRHPEKSPTWVLDCEKRKEQQLDLSGFSGMTLQHRLVLWIFVATLGAMVFGVVQFGWYIEQIAALFLSMAILVGIVGRLGTDEMVASFLQGARDLVTTALVIALARGTMILARDANIIDSMLHGLMPLVQSSSPVFAAQKMFLIQSVINFFIHSGTGQAALTMPIMAPLADLVGVTRQTAILAYQFGEFTTPMIPTSGITVGVLALARIPWLTWARWMVPLQLIYLALALLLLIPPCLMQWQ, from the coding sequence ATGAAAAAATTCAAACTGCCCAATACCTTTGTCCTGCTGTTCGCCATTCTGGCCCTGATCGCGCTGGCGACCTGGCTGGTCCCCGGCGGCAAATACGATACCCATCTGGTCAACGGCAAGCAGCTGATCGATCCGGCCTCCTTCCACTATATCGACAGCAAGCCGCAGGGACTGGCGGCACTGATGATGGCGCCCATCAAGGGCTTTGCCGAGGCGGCGCTGATCATCGGCTTCGTGCTGATCGTGGGCGGCGCCTTCGCCGTGCTGCAAAAAACCGAAGCCATCGACGCCCTGATCAAGTCCATCGCGCGCGCCCACAGCCATTCGCGCTTCGTGCGCGCGGCCCTGATTCCGGTCTTCGTCACCATGTTCTCGCTGGGTGGCGCCACCTTCGGCATGAACGAGGAAGCGATTCCCTTCATCCTGATCTTCGTGCCGCTGGCGCTGGCGCTGGGCTATGACTCGGTGGTGGGCGTGTCGATTCCCTTTGTCGGCTCGCAGGTCGGCTTTTCGGCCGCCTTCCTCAATCCCTTCAATGTCGGCATCGCCCAGGGCATCGCCGGGCTGCCGGTGTTTTCCGGCATGGCTTACCGCATCATCGTGTGGGTCATCGCCACCGCCGTCACCATCGTCTTCCTGATGTGGTATGCGGCGCGCATCAAGCGCCATCCCGAGAAAAGCCCGACCTGGGTGCTGGACTGCGAAAAGCGCAAGGAACAGCAGCTCGACCTGAGCGGCTTCAGCGGCATGACCCTGCAGCACCGCCTGGTGCTGTGGATCTTCGTCGCCACCCTGGGCGCCATGGTGTTCGGCGTGGTGCAGTTCGGCTGGTATATCGAGCAGATCGCCGCCCTGTTCCTGAGCATGGCCATCCTGGTCGGCATCGTCGGCCGCCTCGGCACCGACGAGATGGTGGCGTCCTTCCTGCAGGGTGCGCGCGATCTAGTGACCACGGCGCTGGTGATCGCGCTGGCGCGCGGTACCATGATCCTGGCGCGCGATGCCAATATCATCGACAGCATGCTGCACGGCCTGATGCCCCTGGTGCAGTCTTCCAGCCCGGTGTTCGCGGCGCAGAAGATGTTCCTGATCCAGTCTGTGATCAACTTCTTCATCCACTCCGGCACCGGCCAGGCCGCGCTGACCATGCCGATCATGGCGCCGCTGGCCGACCTGGTGGGCGTAACGCGCCAGACTGCCATCCTGGCCTACCAGTTCGGCGAGTTCACCACGCCCATGATCCCCACTTCCGGCATCACCGTCGGCGTGCTGGCCCTGGCGCGCATTCCCTGGCTGACCTGGGCGCGCTGGATGGTGCCGCTGCAGCTGATCTACCTGGCGCTGGCCCTGCTGCTGCTTATTCCGCCTTGCCTGATGCAATGGCAGTAG
- a CDS encoding succinylglutamate desuccinylase/aspartoacylase family protein: MQAHTHPISAPHSSASYALHSFHFGTPGQGKKVYIQASLHADEVPAMLVAQFLRKRLIALEAEGKVRGEIILVPAANPIGLAQAVHGAPFGRFELASGINFNRGFKHVADELKQSLAGLLGGDAQENIGLVRAHARQSIARWQPASDAETLKKHLLDMAIDADFVFDLHCDNEATLHIYAGTPLAPAVAPLARLMGAQAVLLSLAAGGEPFDEACSRLWWDLQSHFGSATPIPPSCMAVTVELRGEMDVHYELAERDAEALLCYLTLNGVIDGDAAGVAAALPAPLCAMTPLEGSEPIIVPHAGVLVYHRQLGERLKAGEVVADVIDPVSGHTTPLRCTVDGIFYARTAHRHVLRGWNVGKVAGVQAYRAGDLLSQ, translated from the coding sequence ATGCAAGCACACACACATCCGATTTCGGCGCCGCACAGCAGCGCCAGCTATGCGCTCCACAGCTTCCACTTCGGCACGCCCGGCCAGGGCAAGAAGGTGTATATCCAGGCCTCGCTGCATGCCGACGAGGTGCCGGCCATGCTGGTGGCCCAGTTCCTGCGCAAGCGCCTGATCGCACTGGAGGCCGAGGGCAAGGTGCGCGGCGAAATCATCCTGGTGCCGGCCGCCAATCCCATCGGCCTGGCGCAGGCCGTGCACGGCGCGCCCTTCGGCCGCTTCGAGCTGGCCAGCGGCATCAATTTCAACCGCGGCTTCAAGCATGTGGCCGACGAACTCAAACAATCGCTGGCCGGCCTGCTGGGCGGCGATGCGCAGGAAAACATTGGCCTGGTGCGCGCGCATGCGCGCCAGTCCATCGCGCGCTGGCAACCGGCCAGCGATGCCGAAACGCTGAAAAAGCATCTGCTGGACATGGCCATCGATGCCGACTTCGTGTTCGACCTGCATTGCGATAACGAAGCCACGCTGCATATCTACGCCGGCACGCCCTTGGCGCCGGCCGTGGCGCCGCTGGCGCGCCTGATGGGCGCCCAGGCCGTGCTGCTCTCGCTGGCCGCCGGCGGCGAACCTTTCGACGAAGCCTGCAGCCGCCTGTGGTGGGATCTGCAAAGCCATTTCGGCTCCGCCACGCCGATTCCACCATCCTGCATGGCGGTGACGGTGGAACTGCGCGGCGAGATGGACGTGCACTACGAGCTGGCCGAACGCGATGCTGAAGCCCTGCTCTGCTACCTGACCCTGAACGGCGTGATCGACGGCGATGCGGCCGGCGTAGCCGCCGCCCTGCCCGCGCCGCTGTGCGCCATGACGCCGCTGGAAGGTTCGGAACCTATCATCGTGCCGCATGCGGGGGTGCTGGTCTACCACCGCCAGCTGGGCGAACGCCTGAAGGCCGGCGAGGTGGTGGCCGACGTGATCGATCCGGTGAGCGGCCATACCACGCCGCTGCGCTGCACGGTGGATGGCATCTTCTACGCCCGCACGGCGCACCGCCATGTGCTGCGCGGCTGGAACGTGGGCAAGGTGGCGGGGGTGCAGGCTTACCGCGCCGGCGACCTGCTGAGCCAATAA
- a CDS encoding MurR/RpiR family transcriptional regulator, whose translation MKPSIAAEASSPEVAFAHSALGRLLLRVLADDGSSHTKKTLANYLLRHQMRVTALGIEELAESCKVSTATVSRFARDIGFRNYAAMRGAVADTLQEVLQPVEKLRSSIEQRRRTSPVAESLEYALANITTTASNLAQPQIEAVVRKLTKARTVYVMGFGLSSHLAGAMVQHLQPFCAHVVEVVGIGGSEVAAGHLVNISEKDVVVAISFPRYTVDCCRLASFARDRKAAIVALTDSPASPLAALADHLLCAQSVHPVLPSSSSTALAVIEALAAALMVSNRGNVEKAAQLTEVIATYLYGKR comes from the coding sequence ATGAAACCATCCATCGCCGCCGAAGCTTCCTCGCCTGAAGTGGCTTTCGCCCACTCGGCATTGGGCCGGCTGCTGCTGCGCGTGCTGGCCGACGACGGTTCTTCCCACACCAAGAAAACGCTGGCGAACTATCTGCTGCGCCATCAGATGCGCGTGACCGCGCTCGGCATCGAGGAACTGGCCGAGAGCTGCAAGGTCTCGACCGCCACGGTCAGCCGCTTCGCGCGCGACATCGGCTTTCGCAATTACGCCGCCATGCGCGGCGCCGTGGCCGACACCCTGCAGGAAGTGCTGCAGCCGGTGGAAAAACTGCGCAGCTCCATCGAACAGCGCCGCCGCACCTCGCCGGTGGCCGAGTCGCTCGAATACGCGCTCGCCAATATCACCACCACGGCCAGCAATCTGGCCCAGCCCCAGATCGAAGCCGTGGTGCGCAAGCTGACCAAGGCTCGCACCGTGTATGTGATGGGTTTCGGCCTGTCCTCGCATCTGGCGGGCGCCATGGTGCAGCACCTGCAGCCTTTCTGCGCGCATGTGGTGGAGGTGGTGGGCATAGGAGGATCGGAGGTGGCCGCCGGCCATCTGGTGAATATCTCGGAGAAGGACGTGGTGGTGGCCATCTCCTTCCCGCGCTATACCGTTGACTGCTGCCGCCTGGCCAGCTTTGCCAGGGACCGTAAGGCCGCCATCGTGGCGCTGACGGATTCGCCGGCCTCGCCGCTGGCGGCGCTGGCCGACCATCTGCTGTGCGCGCAAAGCGTGCATCCGGTGCTGCCCAGCAGCAGCAGCACGGCCCTGGCCGTGATCGAGGCGCTGGCTGCGGCGCTGATGGTGTCGAACCGCGGCAATGTGGAAAAAGCAGCCCAGTTAACGGAGGTGATCGCCACTTACCTTTATGGCAAGCGCTAA